From a single Tautonia marina genomic region:
- a CDS encoding efflux RND transporter periplasmic adaptor subunit: MKRTLLITAPVLAAVILLGVGVAIARPDWLPPWARIAPGRLPVWARFGASASATAGAVDYGLYCREHGAPEKFCTLCHPELEETLLLCPEHGNIPEDLCTLCHPEVEQQYDLVMCPEGHGLPEHFCVECGNGPGASAALPDDGWCATHKTPEVLCIECLRDPKAHDAEAGARVCSQPLPVVRFATADLARKIGLETVPVTAERHVHHAEANAETDYNGNRHAEIYPRVTGYLREIRVDLGDVVSVGDVLAVVDSAEVSGVKSRLISARAALELARVEYERTQALAQRNAVASKQVLEALTVLNQAEANALEATQTLRNLGFDEEDLRRIETEKDTSSLLEIVSPLGGSVIFRHAVLGEAVQPTTKLFGVADKATMWLWIDVYEQDIDRVEVGQRVSFHAAGAGRSADAPSSNGTVTWVGSEVDKTTRTTRVRAELENPSGRLRANLFGQARIQVAPEHDALVIPRDALQRHEGTDLVFLPLGGGRFRPQRVVIEPTDRPGFVEVAWGLEPGQEVVTDAGFLLKTEIMKGAIGAGCCE; encoded by the coding sequence ATGAAGCGGACCTTGCTCATCACCGCGCCCGTCCTGGCAGCGGTGATCCTCCTCGGCGTCGGCGTGGCCATCGCCCGGCCCGATTGGCTCCCTCCCTGGGCACGGATCGCCCCGGGGCGGTTGCCCGTCTGGGCCCGCTTCGGGGCCTCGGCCTCGGCGACGGCCGGCGCGGTCGACTATGGCCTGTATTGCCGGGAGCACGGGGCGCCGGAGAAGTTCTGCACCCTCTGCCACCCCGAGCTGGAGGAGACGCTCCTGCTCTGCCCCGAGCACGGGAACATCCCGGAGGACCTTTGCACCCTCTGCCATCCCGAGGTCGAGCAGCAATACGACCTGGTGATGTGTCCCGAGGGGCACGGGCTGCCGGAACACTTCTGCGTCGAATGCGGCAACGGCCCTGGCGCCTCGGCCGCCCTGCCCGACGACGGCTGGTGTGCGACGCACAAGACCCCCGAGGTCCTCTGCATCGAATGCCTGCGCGATCCGAAGGCACATGACGCCGAAGCTGGCGCCAGGGTCTGCAGCCAGCCGCTGCCGGTCGTCAGGTTTGCCACCGCCGACCTGGCCAGGAAGATCGGCTTGGAGACGGTCCCGGTGACCGCGGAACGCCACGTCCACCACGCCGAGGCCAACGCCGAGACGGACTACAACGGCAACCGCCACGCCGAAATTTACCCCCGAGTCACCGGCTACCTGCGCGAGATCCGGGTCGACCTGGGTGACGTGGTGAGCGTCGGCGACGTTTTGGCCGTGGTCGACTCGGCCGAGGTCAGCGGCGTCAAGTCCCGGCTCATCTCGGCCCGGGCGGCCCTTGAGCTGGCCCGGGTCGAATACGAGCGCACCCAGGCCCTGGCCCAGCGCAACGCCGTCGCCTCGAAGCAGGTTCTGGAGGCATTGACCGTCCTGAACCAGGCCGAGGCGAACGCCCTGGAAGCCACCCAGACCCTCCGCAACCTCGGTTTCGACGAAGAGGACCTGCGGCGGATCGAGACGGAGAAGGACACCTCCAGCCTGCTGGAGATTGTCTCGCCGCTGGGCGGCTCGGTCATCTTCCGGCACGCTGTCCTCGGCGAGGCGGTCCAACCGACAACCAAGCTTTTCGGCGTCGCCGACAAGGCGACCATGTGGCTCTGGATCGATGTCTACGAGCAAGACATCGACCGAGTGGAGGTCGGACAGCGCGTGTCCTTCCATGCCGCCGGAGCCGGACGCTCGGCCGACGCCCCCTCCTCCAACGGCACCGTGACCTGGGTCGGCTCGGAGGTCGACAAAACGACACGGACCACCCGAGTCCGGGCCGAGCTGGAGAATCCCAGCGGACGGCTCCGCGCCAACCTTTTCGGCCAGGCAAGAATTCAGGTCGCGCCGGAGCACGACGCCCTGGTCATCCCCCGAGACGCCCTCCAGCGGCACGAGGGGACCGACCTGGTCTTCCTCCCGCTCGGCGGGGGACGATTCCGCCCGCAGCGGGTGGTGATCGAGCCCACCGACCGCCCCGGGTTCGTCGAAGTCGCCTGGGGCCTGGAGCCAGGCCAGGAGGTGGTCACCGACGCCGGATTCCTGCTCAAGACCGAGATCATGAAGGGCGCCATCGGCGCCGGCTGCTGCGAATGA